In Kwoniella shandongensis chromosome 10, complete sequence, one genomic interval encodes:
- a CDS encoding 40S ribosomal protein uS19 — protein MADFTTGEEAAAKKASRSFKKYQYRGVELDQLLDLSNEDFIELVHARARRRFQRGLKRRPLGLIKKLRNSKKEAGPNEKPAMVKTHLRDMIIVPEMIGSVVGVYNGKTFTTVEVKPEMTGHYLGEFSITYKPVGHSRGANMKDSRFVPLK, from the exons atg GCCGATTTCACTACTGGCGAGGAAGCTGCCGCTAAGAAGGCCTCGAGGTCGTTCAAGAAGTACCAATACCGAGGTGTTGAGCTCGACCAATTGCTCGACCTCAGCAACGAGGACTTCATTGAG CTCGTTCACGCTCGTGCTCGAAGGAGGTTCCAACGAGGTCTCAAGCGACGACCTCTTGGTCTCATCAAGAAGCTCCGAAACTCCAAGAAGGAGGCCGGTCCCAACGAGAAGCCCGCCATGGTCAAGACTCACTTGCGAGACATGATCATTGTTCCTGAGATGATTGGTTCGGTTGTCGGTGTCTAC AACGGTAAGACCTTCACCACCGTCGAGGTCAAGCCTGAGATGACCGGTCACTACCTCGGAGAGTTCTC TATCACCTACAAGCCCGTCGGTCACTCTCGAGGTGCCAACATGAAGGACTCTCGATTCGTTCCCCTCAAGTAA